The following are encoded together in the Kribbella sp. CA-293567 genome:
- a CDS encoding ABC transporter ATP-binding protein, which produces MATVSFKAASRVYPGSEKPAVDKLNLEIEDGEFMVLVGPSGCGKSTSLRMLAGLEEVNEGSIYIGDRDVTHRPPKERDIAMVFQNYALYPHMSVADNMGFALKMQGVSKEDRAKRVLEAAKLLGLEEYLDRKPKALSGGQRQRVAMGRAIVRNPQVFLMDEPLSNLDAKLRVQTRTQIAELQQRLGVTTVYVTHDQVEAMTMGDRVAVLKDGLLQQVDTPLNLYDNPKNLFVAGFIGSPAMNLLTGDLVDGGVKLGDYTIPVTRDILAKAGNDKTVSIGVRPEAFKVSDNGLPVKVAVIEELGADAFLYGTAEHDGNHQQIVAKIGARMNVEKGSLIHLEAQTDKLHLFSTSTEERLTA; this is translated from the coding sequence ATGGCCACTGTCTCGTTCAAGGCGGCATCCCGGGTCTACCCCGGTTCTGAGAAGCCCGCCGTCGACAAGCTGAACCTCGAGATCGAGGACGGCGAGTTCATGGTGCTCGTCGGCCCGTCGGGGTGCGGCAAGTCCACCTCGCTGCGGATGCTCGCCGGCCTCGAAGAGGTCAACGAGGGTTCCATCTACATCGGCGACCGCGATGTCACCCACCGCCCGCCGAAAGAGCGCGACATCGCGATGGTGTTCCAGAACTACGCGCTCTACCCGCACATGTCGGTCGCGGACAACATGGGCTTCGCGCTGAAGATGCAGGGTGTCTCCAAGGAGGACCGCGCCAAGCGCGTCCTGGAGGCCGCCAAGCTGCTCGGCCTGGAGGAGTACCTGGACCGCAAGCCGAAGGCCCTGTCCGGTGGACAGCGTCAGCGCGTCGCGATGGGTCGCGCCATCGTGCGTAACCCGCAGGTCTTCCTGATGGACGAGCCGCTGTCGAACCTCGACGCCAAGCTCCGGGTCCAGACCCGTACCCAGATCGCCGAGCTGCAGCAGCGCCTCGGCGTCACCACCGTCTACGTGACCCACGACCAGGTCGAGGCCATGACGATGGGCGACCGGGTCGCGGTGCTGAAGGACGGTCTGCTGCAGCAGGTCGACACCCCGCTGAACCTGTACGACAACCCGAAGAACCTGTTCGTGGCCGGCTTCATCGGCTCCCCCGCGATGAACCTGCTGACCGGCGACCTGGTCGACGGCGGCGTCAAGCTGGGCGACTACACCATCCCGGTGACGCGCGACATCCTGGCCAAGGCCGGCAACGACAAGACCGTCTCGATCGGCGTCCGTCCGGAGGCCTTCAAGGTCTCCGACAACGGCCTGCCGGTGAAGGTCGCCGTGATCGAGGAGCTCGGCGCTGACGCGTTCCTCTACGGCACCGCCGAGCACGACGGCAACCACCAGCAGATCGTGGCCAAGATCGGCGCCCGGATGAACGTCGAGAAGGGCTCGCTGATCCACCTGGAGGCGCAGACCGACAAGCTGCACCTCTTCTCGACCTCCACCGAGGAGCGTCTCACCGCCTGA
- a CDS encoding glycosyltransferase family 2 protein has product MIARFHQAVSRELAGTDEPYEIIYVDDGSEDGTLDALLGIAAADPTVRYLSFSRNFGKEAAMLAGLRHASGDAVILMDADLQHPPELIGRMLELHERGFDQVIARRTRSGDPATRTLLARTYYWLINRWADVELIDGVGDFRLISRRAVDGLLKLEENNRFSKGLFAWIGFESIVFEYENVQREKGRSRWSFRKLFEYGLDGLLSFNNKPLRAAIYVGLVLTTVAVLYAIWVIVVAATNGVEMPGYVTLIAAITGLGGLQMVMLGVIGEYIGRIYYETKQRPHYLVKESNLTPPGVVLGGAVTSTYRLQRHPDDARLDRD; this is encoded by the coding sequence GTGATCGCCCGATTCCACCAGGCCGTCAGCCGCGAGCTCGCCGGCACCGACGAGCCGTACGAGATCATCTACGTCGACGACGGCAGCGAGGACGGCACGCTCGACGCGCTGCTCGGGATCGCCGCCGCCGATCCGACCGTCCGTTACCTGTCGTTCAGCCGGAACTTCGGCAAGGAAGCGGCGATGCTGGCCGGGCTGCGGCACGCGAGCGGCGACGCGGTGATCCTGATGGACGCCGACCTGCAGCACCCACCCGAGCTGATCGGCCGGATGCTGGAGCTGCACGAGCGCGGCTTCGACCAGGTGATCGCCCGGCGGACCAGGTCGGGGGACCCGGCCACCAGAACGCTGCTCGCCCGCACCTACTACTGGCTGATCAACCGCTGGGCCGACGTCGAGCTGATCGACGGGGTCGGCGACTTCCGGCTGATCTCGCGCCGGGCGGTCGACGGGTTGCTGAAGCTGGAGGAGAACAACCGGTTCTCCAAGGGCCTGTTCGCCTGGATCGGGTTCGAGTCGATCGTCTTCGAGTACGAGAACGTCCAGCGCGAGAAGGGCCGCAGCCGGTGGTCGTTCCGCAAGCTCTTCGAGTACGGGCTGGACGGATTGCTGTCGTTCAACAACAAGCCGTTGCGGGCCGCGATCTACGTCGGTCTGGTGCTCACCACGGTCGCGGTGCTCTACGCGATCTGGGTGATCGTGGTGGCGGCGACCAATGGCGTCGAAATGCCCGGGTACGTCACGCTGATCGCGGCGATCACCGGGCTCGGCGGCCTGCAGATGGTGATGCTCGGCGTGATCGGCGAGTACATCGGCCGGATCTACTACGAGACCAAGCAACGCCCGCACTACCTGGTCAAGGAGAGCAACCTGACGCCGCCGGGCGTCGTACTGGGTGGGGCCGTCACGTCGACGTACCGGCTGCAGCGGCACCCGGACGACGCGCGACTCGACCGGGACTAG
- a CDS encoding YfhO family protein has product MQSDHPPPKVPAAASLLAGALAALGFVVAGMFRGTYPFGDLSRSTNDLGAQYVPFYAHLWDVLTGNAQGDLLFNWQSGFGVGFLADFGVVLGSPLSFLVVLFPRDDIDLAVFVITTLKLALAAAAMAALLRRLRPGPWWLAAALGASYGLCGWAIDDGAYVPMWLDGLIAVPMFCLVGEWALRGKHRTLGVLVIAVFWISNFYTAYMAAIAAALVFLVRVLTSEIAWRGRLYGVLRYALVWVLGLALSTPVLIPVFQANSLAAPSPSGTFTPVPLENFFSRLLPLSEGVGRGAGLYVGTAALLLAATLPFNGSVKAVTRIAWTLLAVLVGASFLWQPTHEVWHGFDSPNGSQYRQGFVLCAILVMAAWLSVADRAPSWIALTGGAALVATLAICTQHSPLLTNGSIIVLSCSAALMLLVLLALRYVGRPRLVALVAAALVLGAVGVELTWTAVVVDEQRSKVLPASARPWGTEHSEAADKLRETTGWPQYRTDPGTTFTPNDPMLVGGQGTGYYSSLLPASLNRTLTELGFGWAGYGRASFRLENPVTDAIFSIGATLEDGAVQRTEVPPLVTVRPKPADGAPQPDSAFAYQERLLGAKVYEVPEYKGRRTDRPGVVTLTARCPVGSTIYLTLPRISGEARGPDGEWQRLAAPRRPGINTSSAMVELGPTPASGVAVAEIRIITSAGPIPLTGAMGCLDEAKLKAAVAALRTAGATAVKTGGHSIEATLKPGSTGLAVVAVPRVDGWRCSVDDGKAQEPNEFGGLLAVELPGPSQKVSCSFRPPGLELGLAAGASALLITLGLFLLGRRRRSAS; this is encoded by the coding sequence TTGCAGTCGGACCACCCGCCACCCAAGGTGCCCGCGGCAGCGTCCTTGCTGGCCGGGGCCCTCGCGGCACTGGGCTTCGTGGTGGCGGGCATGTTCCGGGGGACGTACCCGTTCGGGGACCTGTCGCGCAGTACCAACGACCTGGGCGCGCAGTACGTACCGTTCTACGCCCATCTGTGGGACGTGCTGACCGGGAACGCGCAGGGCGACTTGCTGTTCAACTGGCAGAGCGGGTTCGGTGTCGGGTTCCTGGCCGACTTCGGGGTCGTGCTCGGCAGCCCGTTGTCGTTCCTGGTGGTGCTGTTCCCCCGCGACGACATCGACCTCGCGGTCTTCGTCATCACCACGCTGAAACTCGCGCTGGCGGCCGCTGCGATGGCGGCCCTGCTGCGCCGGCTGCGGCCGGGTCCGTGGTGGCTCGCGGCGGCCCTCGGTGCGTCGTACGGGCTGTGTGGGTGGGCGATCGACGACGGCGCCTACGTGCCGATGTGGCTCGACGGGCTGATCGCGGTGCCGATGTTCTGCCTGGTCGGCGAATGGGCGCTGAGAGGCAAACACCGGACCCTCGGCGTGCTGGTGATCGCCGTCTTCTGGATCTCCAACTTCTACACCGCCTACATGGCGGCGATCGCCGCCGCTCTCGTCTTCCTCGTCCGGGTACTGACCAGCGAGATCGCCTGGCGGGGCAGGCTGTACGGCGTGCTGCGCTACGCCCTCGTCTGGGTCCTCGGTCTCGCGCTGTCGACCCCGGTGCTGATCCCGGTCTTCCAGGCCAACAGCCTCGCCGCTCCTTCACCCTCCGGCACCTTCACTCCCGTGCCCCTGGAGAACTTCTTCTCCCGGCTCCTCCCCCTGTCCGAGGGTGTCGGCCGCGGCGCCGGCCTGTACGTCGGCACAGCGGCCCTGCTGCTCGCCGCGACACTTCCCTTCAACGGTTCGGTGAAAGCCGTCACGCGGATCGCCTGGACCCTGCTGGCCGTGCTCGTCGGCGCCTCGTTCCTGTGGCAGCCGACGCACGAGGTCTGGCACGGCTTCGACAGCCCGAACGGAAGCCAGTACCGGCAGGGTTTCGTCCTCTGCGCGATTCTCGTGATGGCTGCCTGGCTGTCGGTCGCCGACCGCGCACCGAGCTGGATCGCGTTGACCGGCGGCGCGGCGCTCGTGGCCACGCTGGCGATCTGCACCCAGCACAGCCCTCTGCTGACCAACGGCAGCATCATCGTCCTCAGTTGCTCGGCCGCCCTGATGCTGCTGGTCCTGCTGGCCCTGCGGTACGTCGGCCGCCCGCGCCTGGTCGCTCTGGTCGCCGCTGCGCTGGTCCTCGGCGCGGTCGGGGTGGAGCTCACCTGGACCGCGGTGGTGGTCGACGAGCAACGCAGCAAGGTCCTGCCCGCCTCGGCACGGCCCTGGGGCACCGAGCACAGTGAGGCGGCCGACAAGTTGCGCGAGACAACCGGCTGGCCGCAGTACCGGACGGATCCTGGGACGACCTTCACGCCCAACGACCCGATGCTGGTGGGCGGCCAGGGCACTGGTTACTACAGCAGTCTGTTGCCGGCCAGCCTCAACCGCACGCTGACCGAGCTCGGCTTCGGCTGGGCCGGCTACGGGCGTGCCTCGTTCAGGCTCGAGAACCCGGTCACCGACGCGATCTTCTCGATCGGCGCCACGCTCGAGGACGGCGCCGTCCAGCGCACCGAAGTACCACCGCTGGTCACCGTCCGGCCGAAGCCGGCTGACGGCGCGCCGCAGCCGGACAGCGCTTTCGCCTACCAGGAAAGGCTTCTGGGCGCGAAGGTGTACGAGGTCCCGGAGTACAAGGGCAGGCGGACCGACAGACCGGGGGTCGTCACGTTGACCGCCCGCTGCCCGGTCGGGTCGACGATCTACCTGACCCTGCCGCGGATCTCGGGCGAGGCCCGCGGTCCGGACGGCGAGTGGCAGCGGCTCGCGGCGCCACGGCGTCCGGGCATCAACACGAGCAGCGCGATGGTGGAGCTGGGGCCGACGCCCGCGAGCGGGGTCGCTGTCGCCGAGATCAGGATCATCACCTCTGCCGGACCGATCCCGCTGACCGGCGCGATGGGATGTCTGGACGAGGCCAAGCTGAAAGCCGCTGTCGCGGCGTTGCGCACGGCAGGGGCAACTGCGGTGAAGACCGGCGGGCACTCGATCGAGGCCACCTTGAAGCCTGGTAGCACAGGGCTCGCGGTCGTCGCCGTACCGCGGGTCGACGGCTGGCGCTGTTCGGTCGACGACGGCAAGGCACAGGAGCCCAATGAGTTCGGCGGTCTCTTGGCGGTGGAGCTACCTGGACCGAGTCAGAAGGTCAGCTGCAGCTTCCGGCCGCCAGGCTTGGAGCTGGGTCTGGCGGCCGGAGCCTCGGCGTTGCTGATCACCCTCGGTCTCTTCCTGCTGGGCAGGAGGAGAAGGAGCGCTAGTTGA
- a CDS encoding ABC transporter permease subunit, producing MIRLTAVELRRLTSRRITLAGVAALLVVTAFMLFASWQQAKPLSAEEQRQNQVYFEEAQKDWKLNGTQYQKDCEASYAAAPDPKPALKEFCPGPPTREQFGKPKTVFAEVMPEGLQGSSYLLLFVAFLVAASFVGAEFSSGSIGNWLTFEPRRMRVYGSKLLAAAIGFVPVAVVITGILLLGTFLIVDQLGTTAGTTSKVWGNLFETSGRIVATTAVGAALGGVVGLLLRHTAAAIGLVMGYIVIIEAVFGGFLAGVQPWLIRLNFDAFVGHGTTYFVDECDGGGGNYTCNMVEKHLSFEHGAWYLSVATVLAIVLGALVFRRRDVN from the coding sequence GTGATCCGCCTCACCGCAGTCGAGCTCCGCCGGCTGACCTCCCGCCGGATCACCCTCGCCGGAGTGGCTGCCCTGCTGGTCGTCACGGCCTTCATGCTGTTCGCCAGCTGGCAGCAGGCCAAGCCGTTGTCGGCCGAGGAACAGCGCCAGAACCAGGTCTACTTCGAGGAGGCGCAGAAGGACTGGAAGCTCAACGGGACGCAGTACCAGAAGGACTGTGAGGCCTCGTACGCCGCGGCGCCCGACCCGAAGCCCGCGCTGAAGGAGTTCTGCCCGGGTCCGCCGACGCGGGAGCAGTTCGGCAAGCCGAAGACGGTGTTCGCCGAGGTCATGCCGGAGGGGCTGCAGGGATCGTCGTACCTGTTGCTGTTCGTCGCCTTCCTGGTCGCGGCCAGCTTCGTCGGCGCCGAGTTCAGCAGTGGGTCGATCGGCAACTGGCTGACCTTCGAGCCGCGCCGGATGCGGGTCTACGGCAGCAAGCTGCTGGCCGCGGCGATCGGCTTCGTCCCGGTGGCGGTGGTGATCACCGGAATCCTGTTACTGGGCACGTTCCTGATCGTGGACCAGCTCGGAACCACGGCCGGCACCACCAGCAAGGTCTGGGGCAACCTGTTCGAAACGTCGGGCCGGATCGTCGCGACGACAGCCGTCGGGGCAGCGCTCGGAGGTGTCGTCGGGCTGCTGCTGCGGCACACCGCGGCAGCGATCGGCCTGGTGATGGGCTACATCGTGATCATCGAGGCGGTCTTCGGGGGCTTCCTGGCCGGGGTGCAGCCCTGGCTGATCCGGCTCAACTTCGACGCCTTCGTCGGGCACGGCACGACCTACTTCGTCGACGAGTGCGACGGTGGCGGCGGCAACTACACCTGCAACATGGTCGAGAAGCACCTGTCCTTCGAGCACGGCGCCTGGTATCTCAGCGTCGCCACGGTCCTGGCCATCGTGCTCGGCGCCCTGGTGTTCCGCCGCCGCGACGTCAACTAG
- a CDS encoding ABC transporter ATP-binding protein has protein sequence MPELAIRTQALRKTYRTRRGKRVVAVQGLDLEVPVGGVHGFLGPNGSGKTTSIRMLLGLVRADAGTMTVFGQVVPDRLPDVVGRIGAIVESPKFFPAFSGRKNLELLADAIGAPRKRVGEVLAETSLNERGKDKFKTYSLGMKQRLAIAATLLKQPELLIFDEPTNGLDPAGIREIRETMRGLGEQGRTVLVSSHILAEVEQVADTVSIIGHGRLLASGTVAEVIGGTGKATVKVSLGDHPAQQERAAAVLAAAGLSVRTEGRYLFVDGAERSAEVTKRLAQQELYVSELILVRADLESVFLELTADEGLGGHQ, from the coding sequence ATGCCTGAGCTGGCGATCCGTACGCAGGCGCTGCGGAAGACCTACCGGACCCGGCGCGGCAAGCGGGTGGTGGCGGTCCAGGGGCTGGACCTGGAGGTGCCGGTCGGTGGGGTGCACGGGTTCCTCGGGCCGAACGGCTCCGGCAAGACGACCTCGATCCGGATGCTGCTCGGGCTGGTCCGCGCCGACGCCGGCACGATGACCGTCTTCGGCCAGGTGGTGCCGGACCGGCTCCCCGACGTGGTCGGCCGGATCGGCGCGATCGTCGAGTCGCCGAAGTTCTTCCCGGCCTTCAGCGGCCGCAAGAACCTCGAACTGCTCGCCGACGCGATCGGCGCACCGCGGAAGAGGGTCGGCGAGGTGCTCGCGGAGACCTCGCTGAACGAGCGGGGCAAGGACAAGTTCAAGACCTACTCGCTGGGGATGAAGCAGCGGCTGGCGATCGCGGCCACGCTGCTCAAGCAGCCTGAGCTGCTGATCTTCGACGAGCCGACCAACGGTCTCGACCCGGCCGGGATCCGGGAGATCCGCGAGACCATGCGTGGGCTGGGTGAGCAGGGCCGGACCGTGCTGGTCAGCAGTCACATCCTGGCCGAGGTCGAACAGGTCGCCGACACCGTGTCGATCATCGGTCACGGCCGGTTGCTGGCCTCCGGCACCGTCGCGGAGGTGATCGGTGGAACCGGCAAGGCCACCGTGAAGGTGTCCCTGGGCGATCACCCGGCCCAGCAGGAACGGGCCGCCGCCGTCCTGGCCGCGGCCGGACTGTCCGTACGGACCGAAGGCCGCTACCTCTTCGTCGACGGCGCCGAACGCTCCGCCGAAGTCACCAAACGCCTTGCCCAGCAGGAGTTGTACGTGTCCGAGCTGATCCTGGTCCGCGCCGACCTGGAGTCCGTCTTCCTCGAGCTCACCGCCGACGAGGGTCTGGGAGGCCACCAGTGA
- a CDS encoding metal-sensitive transcriptional regulator: MTTEDSAEHVHGYTSEKTSHLKRLRRIEGQVRGLQRMVEEDKYCIDILTQVSAATKALQSFSLELLDEHLSHCVVEAAQRGGAEAEEKVREASDAIARLVRS; this comes from the coding sequence ATGACCACCGAAGACAGCGCCGAGCACGTGCACGGTTACACCTCGGAGAAGACCAGCCACCTGAAGCGGCTGCGCCGGATCGAGGGGCAGGTGCGCGGACTGCAGCGGATGGTCGAGGAGGACAAGTACTGCATCGACATCCTCACCCAGGTCTCGGCGGCCACGAAGGCGCTGCAGTCCTTCTCCCTCGAACTGCTGGACGAGCACCTGTCGCACTGCGTGGTCGAGGCCGCGCAACGGGGCGGCGCGGAGGCCGAGGAGAAGGTCCGCGAGGCCTCCGACGCCATCGCTCGTCTGGTCCGCAGCTGA
- a CDS encoding heavy-metal-associated domain-containing protein, whose product MTTTTYSVNGMTCGHCTAAVTEELGKLPGVQEVTIDLNKGGTSTVHVTSESALDEAVVREAVDEAGYELAGA is encoded by the coding sequence ATGACCACCACCACGTACTCCGTCAACGGCATGACCTGCGGTCACTGCACCGCGGCCGTCACCGAGGAGCTCGGCAAGCTGCCGGGCGTCCAGGAGGTCACCATCGACCTCAACAAGGGCGGCACGTCCACCGTGCACGTGACGAGCGAGTCGGCCCTGGACGAGGCCGTCGTCCGCGAAGCCGTCGACGAGGCGGGCTACGAGCTCGCAGGCGCATGA
- a CDS encoding heavy metal translocating P-type ATPase, with amino-acid sequence MTTPDNSVELLIGGMTCASCANRVEKKLNRMEGVTATVNYSTEKAKVTFGEGISTDDLVATVEATGYTASLPTPPVADGPEPVDELRPLRERLFASIALSVPVIALGMIPALQFDFWQWASLTLAAPVVTWAAWPFHKAAWTNLRHGAATMDTLISVGVISSFVWSLYALFLGAAGEPGMKMPFTLIPSRGSGAEEIYLEVAAGVTTFILAGRYFEARAKRSSGAALRALLELGAKDVAVLRDGAEVRIPAEQLAVGNEFVVRPGEKIATDGVVVTGSSAVDASMLTGESVPVEVGAGDAVVGATVNAGGRLVVRATRVGSDTQLAQMARLVEDAQNGKAAVQRLADRISGVFVPIVIGLSLATLGFWLGNGSPTEVAFMAAVAVLIIACPCALGLATPTALMVGTGRGAQLGILIKGPEVLESTHRIDTVVLDKTGTVTTGRMALVDVLPAEGEERAEVLRLAGALEHSSEHPIAQAIARGAADEVGALPAVEGFANVEGLGVQGIVDGHAVLVGRTKLLAEWSQELPASLAEAKEQAEAEGSTAVAVGWDGKARAVLVVADTVKPSSAEAIRQLKALGLRPVLLTGDNEAVARKVAAEVGIDEVIAEVLPAGKVDAVKKLQSEGRSVAMVGDGVNDAAALAQADLGLSMGTGTDVAIEASDLTLVRGDLRSAADAIRLSRTTLRTIKGNLFWAFAYNVAGLPLAAAGLLNPMLAGAAMAFSSVFVVTNSLRLRRFQPLTKN; translated from the coding sequence ATGACCACACCCGACAACTCCGTCGAGCTCCTCATCGGTGGCATGACGTGCGCCTCCTGCGCCAACCGGGTCGAGAAGAAGCTCAACCGGATGGAAGGCGTCACCGCCACCGTCAACTACTCGACCGAGAAGGCGAAGGTGACCTTCGGCGAGGGGATCAGCACCGACGACCTGGTCGCCACGGTCGAGGCGACCGGCTACACCGCTTCGTTGCCCACTCCCCCTGTTGCCGACGGCCCCGAGCCGGTCGACGAACTACGCCCGCTGCGCGAGCGGTTGTTCGCCAGCATCGCGCTCTCCGTACCGGTGATCGCCCTGGGCATGATTCCGGCACTGCAGTTCGACTTCTGGCAGTGGGCGTCGCTGACACTGGCCGCACCGGTCGTCACCTGGGCCGCCTGGCCGTTCCACAAGGCCGCCTGGACCAACCTGCGGCACGGTGCCGCGACGATGGACACGTTGATCTCGGTCGGTGTGATCAGTTCGTTCGTCTGGTCGCTCTACGCGCTGTTCCTCGGTGCGGCCGGTGAGCCCGGGATGAAGATGCCGTTCACGCTGATCCCGTCGCGCGGCAGCGGAGCCGAGGAGATCTATCTCGAGGTCGCGGCCGGAGTGACGACGTTCATCCTGGCCGGCCGGTACTTCGAGGCGCGCGCCAAGCGCTCGTCGGGTGCCGCGCTGAGGGCACTGCTCGAACTGGGCGCCAAGGACGTCGCCGTACTCCGTGACGGGGCCGAGGTCCGGATCCCGGCGGAGCAACTTGCCGTGGGCAACGAGTTCGTGGTGCGCCCGGGCGAGAAGATCGCGACCGACGGGGTGGTCGTCACCGGCTCCAGCGCGGTCGACGCGTCGATGCTGACCGGCGAGTCGGTGCCGGTCGAGGTCGGCGCGGGTGACGCAGTGGTGGGCGCGACGGTGAACGCCGGTGGGCGGCTCGTCGTCCGGGCCACTCGGGTCGGGTCGGACACCCAGCTGGCGCAGATGGCACGGCTGGTGGAGGACGCTCAGAACGGGAAGGCCGCCGTCCAGCGGCTGGCCGACCGGATCTCCGGGGTGTTCGTACCGATCGTGATCGGGCTTTCCCTGGCCACGTTGGGATTCTGGCTCGGAAACGGGTCGCCGACGGAGGTCGCGTTCATGGCCGCTGTCGCGGTACTGATCATCGCTTGCCCTTGTGCGCTGGGACTGGCGACGCCGACCGCCTTGATGGTCGGGACCGGACGTGGCGCTCAGTTGGGGATCCTGATCAAGGGTCCTGAGGTGCTGGAGTCCACCCATCGGATCGACACCGTCGTCCTGGACAAGACAGGGACCGTGACGACCGGGCGGATGGCGCTGGTCGACGTACTGCCGGCCGAAGGCGAGGAGCGAGCCGAGGTACTACGCCTGGCAGGCGCGCTGGAGCACTCGAGTGAGCACCCGATAGCGCAGGCGATTGCCCGCGGGGCTGCCGACGAGGTGGGCGCGCTGCCTGCGGTCGAAGGCTTCGCGAACGTGGAAGGCCTCGGCGTACAGGGCATCGTCGATGGACATGCCGTGCTGGTCGGCCGGACGAAGCTCCTGGCGGAGTGGAGTCAGGAGTTGCCGGCGTCACTGGCCGAGGCGAAGGAGCAAGCGGAGGCCGAGGGCAGTACTGCGGTCGCGGTCGGCTGGGACGGCAAGGCGCGGGCTGTGCTCGTGGTCGCCGACACCGTCAAACCGAGCTCGGCGGAGGCGATCCGTCAACTGAAGGCACTCGGGTTGCGGCCGGTCCTGCTCACGGGCGACAACGAAGCGGTCGCCCGGAAGGTGGCTGCCGAGGTCGGGATCGACGAGGTGATCGCCGAGGTACTGCCGGCCGGCAAGGTGGACGCGGTGAAGAAACTGCAGTCCGAGGGACGCTCGGTCGCGATGGTCGGGGACGGCGTGAACGACGCCGCCGCGCTCGCGCAGGCCGACCTGGGACTGTCGATGGGAACCGGCACCGACGTCGCCATCGAGGCGAGCGACCTGACGCTGGTCCGAGGCGATCTCCGGTCGGCCGCCGACGCGATCCGGCTGTCCAGGACCACCCTCCGCACCATCAAGGGCAACCTGTTCTGGGCCTTCGCCTACAACGTCGCCGGCCTGCCGCTGGCCGCCGCCGGACTGCTGAACCCCATGCTGGCAGGAGCCGCGATGGCCTTCAGTTCGGTCTTCGTGGTCACCAACAGCCTGAGACTCAGACGCTTCCAGCCGCTCACCAAAAACTGA
- a CDS encoding HipA domain-containing protein codes for MPNYQGHHLNEHLCLRAAQLCGLPAAVTELLACDRYEVLISHRYDRIKGPDGRWRRLHQEDFCQALSISPSKKYQSDGGPGPDQLGDLLSSRSLAAHRRDNLRTLFDYLVFNVAIAATDAHAKNFSLLLSSRSVRLAPLYDVGDGRRFRAGLDRRGETAWV; via the coding sequence ATGCCGAACTACCAGGGCCATCATCTCAACGAGCACCTCTGTCTCAGAGCAGCGCAACTCTGCGGGCTACCTGCGGCCGTCACGGAACTGCTCGCCTGCGACAGGTACGAAGTACTCATCTCGCACAGGTACGACCGGATCAAAGGCCCTGACGGTCGATGGCGTCGGCTACACCAGGAGGACTTCTGCCAGGCGCTCTCGATCTCACCGAGTAAGAAGTACCAGTCCGACGGCGGACCAGGGCCCGACCAGCTCGGCGATCTGCTGTCCAGCCGCAGCCTCGCTGCACACCGTCGCGACAACCTGCGAACCCTGTTCGACTATCTGGTTTTCAACGTCGCGATCGCTGCGACCGACGCGCATGCGAAGAACTTCTCGCTCTTGCTGAGTTCCCGAAGTGTCCGACTCGCTCCTTTGTACGACGTGGGAGATGGCCGGCGTTTCCGAGCAGGATTGGATCGCCGTGGGGAGACGGCTTGGGTCTGA